In a genomic window of Lycium ferocissimum isolate CSIRO_LF1 chromosome 9, AGI_CSIRO_Lferr_CH_V1, whole genome shotgun sequence:
- the LOC132031063 gene encoding VQ motif-containing protein 22-like, with protein MSDNMPNPTDWVHIYQHTLSRSPPPPPPPPSTTVSGGGTTTPTTSFSTSPSHGPLGRGSRPIRRRSRASRRNPTTVFNTDTRNFRAMVQQFTGNQTGPFDQSQGPIQFFGPRNINPSLYNIQFQQQVQQNQQQVQQNLPYTSIPPPQGQIGETNFFHGLGNTSSSRSNMEVFENLAMDDRINNPLPRQHQRGRD; from the coding sequence ATGAGTGACAACATGCCAAATCCCACTGACTGGGTACATATCTATCAACACACCCTCTCTAgatcaccaccaccacctcctCCGCCGCCGTCAACCACCGTCTCCGGTGGCGGAACCACCACACCAACTACTTCCTTCTCTACTAGTCCATCTCACGGCCCATTGGGCCGTGGTTCTAGGCCCATTAGGAGAAGGTCTCGAGCTTCGCGACGAAACCCAACAACAGTATTCAACACGGATACAAGAAATTTTCGGGCCATGGTTCAACAATTCACTGGAAATCAAACTGGGCCGTTTGATCAATCACAAGGGCCCATTCAGTTTTTCGGGCCCAGGAATATTAATCCTAGTTTATACAATATACAGTTTCAGCAGCAAGTACAACAAAATCAGCAGCAAGTACAACAAAATTTGCCCTACACAAGTATTCCTCCCCCTCAAGGTCAAATTggtgaaactaatttttttcatgGACTAGGGAATACTAGTTCTTCTAGATCTAATATGGAGGTTTTTGAGAATTTGGCCATGGATGATAGGATCAATAATCCGTTGCCACGTCAGCATCAACGGGGACGGGACTGA